From a region of the Capricornis sumatraensis isolate serow.1 chromosome 22, serow.2, whole genome shotgun sequence genome:
- the BAG2 gene encoding BAG family molecular chaperone regulator 2, translating to MAQARISAKANEGRFCRSSSMADRSSRLLESLDQLELRVEALREAATAVEQEKEVLLEMIHSIQNSQDMRQISDGEREELNLTANRLMGRTLTVEVSVETIRSPQQQESLKHATRIIDEVVSKFLDDLGNARSHLMSLYSACSSEVPAGPVDQKFQSIVIGCALEDQKKIKRRLETLLRNIENSDKAIKLLEHSKGAASKTLQQNAEARFN from the exons ATGGCTCAGGCGAGGATCAGCGCCAAGGCCAACGAGGGCCGCTTCTGCCGCTCCTCGTCCATGGCCGATCGCTCCAGCCGCCTGCTCGAGAGCCTGGACCAGCTGGAGCTCAG GGTGGAGGCTCTGCGGGAGGCGGCCACGGCCGTGGAACAGGAGAAGGAGGTGCTCCTAGAGATGATCCACAGCATCCAGAACAGCCAGGACATGCGGCAGATCAGCGACG GAGAACGAGAAGAACTAAATCTGACTGCGAACCGTCTGATGGGACGAACCCTGACTGTGGAGGTTTCAGTAGAAACAATTAGGAGTCCCCAGCAGCAGGAGTCCCTCAAGCACGCCACGCGGATCATCGATGAGGTGGTCAGCAAGTTTCTGGACGACCTGGGAAACGCCCGGAGTCACCTGATGTCACTGTACAGCGCGTGTTCCTCCGAGGTGCCTGCGGGGCCGGTGGACCAAAAGTTCCAGTCCATTGTGATCGGCTGTGCTCTCGAGGAtcagaagaaaattaagagaCGACTAGAGACTCTGCTTAGGAACATTGAAAACTCTGACAAGGCTATCAAGCTGCTGGAGCATTCTAAAGGGGCTGCTTCCAAAACGCTGCAGCAGAACGCTGAAGCCAGATTCAACTAG